A window of Candidatus Hydrogenedentota bacterium contains these coding sequences:
- a CDS encoding aspartate aminotransferase family protein: MDFSISKSWHERARQVIPGGVNSAVRALAQPFPHHYSHARDARIWDVDGNEFIDYILGQGPMLFGHTPACVAEAVRRQLEKGILYAGQCEDEVVAAELMAQHIPCAEMVRFNCTGSEAVHAALRLARSATGREKILRFEGHYHGWLDTIAWNPPSPDADLGPRENPTMRPSSKGQLASYGDSLVVRPWNDLALLEATFAEHGDALAAVICDPFACAAGLIPAEKSFLQRLRELCTRHGAVLIFDEVITGFRVDPGGAQAYYGVTPDLATFAKAMGGGLPVAAVAGRADLMSLYTSGTVHSGTYNAMALVMAGTRAALEHLYTDNGAVLQRAHASGRRLCEELEALAERYGLPLEMRGVNSVFSTSFVPPGAPPVTDLRSARQADAELGRRFVRALQDHGVLVTSFGIWFVSTVLSDADIDETATAAGKAMAEIAGRAG, from the coding sequence GTGGATTTCAGCATTTCCAAGTCCTGGCACGAGCGCGCGCGCCAGGTAATTCCCGGCGGCGTGAACAGCGCCGTGCGCGCGCTGGCGCAGCCCTTCCCGCACCACTACTCCCACGCCCGCGACGCGCGGATCTGGGATGTGGATGGCAACGAATTCATCGACTATATCCTCGGCCAGGGCCCGATGCTGTTCGGTCACACGCCGGCCTGCGTGGCGGAGGCGGTGCGGCGGCAGCTGGAGAAGGGCATCCTCTACGCCGGACAGTGCGAGGACGAGGTCGTCGCGGCGGAACTGATGGCGCAGCATATCCCGTGCGCGGAGATGGTCCGCTTCAACTGCACGGGTTCCGAGGCGGTGCACGCCGCCCTGCGGCTGGCCCGCAGCGCGACGGGGCGCGAGAAGATCCTGCGCTTCGAGGGCCATTACCACGGCTGGCTCGACACCATCGCGTGGAACCCGCCTTCGCCCGACGCGGACCTGGGCCCGCGCGAGAACCCGACGATGCGGCCGTCGTCGAAGGGCCAGCTGGCGTCCTACGGCGATTCGCTCGTGGTGCGGCCGTGGAACGACCTGGCGCTCCTGGAAGCGACCTTCGCCGAACACGGGGACGCGCTGGCGGCGGTCATCTGCGATCCCTTCGCCTGTGCGGCGGGGCTGATACCCGCCGAAAAGTCCTTCCTCCAGCGCCTGCGGGAATTGTGCACGCGGCACGGCGCCGTGCTGATTTTCGACGAGGTGATTACCGGGTTCCGCGTGGATCCAGGCGGCGCCCAGGCGTATTACGGCGTCACGCCCGACCTGGCGACCTTCGCCAAGGCCATGGGCGGCGGCCTCCCGGTGGCCGCGGTCGCCGGGCGCGCCGACCTGATGTCCCTGTACACGTCGGGCACGGTGCACTCCGGGACCTACAACGCGATGGCGCTCGTCATGGCGGGCACGCGCGCGGCCCTGGAGCACCTCTATACGGACAACGGCGCGGTGTTGCAGCGGGCCCACGCGAGCGGGCGGCGGCTCTGCGAGGAGCTGGAAGCGCTGGCGGAGCGCTACGGGTTGCCGCTCGAAATGCGCGGGGTGAATTCGGTGTTCAGCACGTCGTTCGTGCCCCCGGGCGCGCCGCCGGTGACCGATCTGCGTTCCGCGCGCCAGGCCGATGCCGAACTCGGGCGGCGCTTTGTGCGCGCATTGCAAGACCATGGCGTTCTGGTGACCTCCTTCGGGATCTGGTTCGTTTCCACGGTCCTCAGCGACGCGGACATCGACGAGACCGCCACCGCCGCCGGGAAAGCCATGGCGGAGATCGCCGGGCGCGCCGGATGA
- the tsaB gene encoding tRNA (adenosine(37)-N6)-threonylcarbamoyltransferase complex dimerization subunit type 1 TsaB, with amino-acid sequence MPLILAADTSTAIYSIALCRDDALLAEAVIDGRRLHSERLLPSLQWLLGEAGLTLADVELLAIAIGPGSFTGLRIGAATWKGLALANDLPLVGVPTLDAMARLSPAPPRGCQAVLLDARMKEVFCAAYRFDGPERVKVLADRVCGVPAFLDALEAAPGFDPAEVSLLGDGAQLYREALAARWPEAVFAAPAQGAPRASAVALEALDLHARGASGDAGLVNPVYLRKSQAEVNRDKRLSAAPC; translated from the coding sequence ATGCCGCTTATTCTCGCCGCAGATACCAGCACCGCCATTTATTCCATCGCGCTCTGCCGTGATGACGCCCTCCTGGCGGAGGCCGTAATCGATGGGCGGCGCCTGCACTCCGAGCGCCTGCTCCCGTCGCTTCAGTGGCTGCTGGGCGAAGCGGGGCTCACCCTCGCCGACGTTGAATTGCTCGCCATCGCCATCGGCCCCGGCTCCTTCACAGGCCTGCGCATCGGCGCCGCCACCTGGAAGGGTCTTGCGCTGGCCAACGATCTCCCCCTCGTCGGCGTGCCCACGCTCGACGCGATGGCCCGCCTGTCGCCCGCCCCGCCCCGAGGCTGCCAGGCCGTCCTGCTCGATGCCCGCATGAAGGAGGTTTTCTGCGCGGCCTACCGCTTCGACGGCCCGGAGCGCGTCAAGGTGCTGGCGGATCGTGTTTGCGGCGTGCCGGCCTTCCTGGATGCGCTGGAAGCGGCGCCCGGTTTCGATCCCGCGGAGGTTTCGCTGCTGGGCGATGGCGCGCAGCTTTACCGCGAGGCCCTGGCCGCCCGCTGGCCCGAGGCGGTGTTCGCCGCCCCCGCGCAGGGCGCCCCGCGCGCGAGCGCCGTGGCCCTCGAAGCGCTGGACCTGCACGCCCGGGGGGCGTCGGGCGATGCCGGCCTCGTCAACCCGGTGTACCTCCGCAAGTCCCAGGCGGAAGTCAACCGCGACAAGCGGCTTTCCGCCGCGCCGTGCTGA
- a CDS encoding GxxExxY protein — protein MEIKLLCDQVRQTAYAIHAYHGHGLLEKPYENALAHRLRKAGFVVEQQFPITIFDEDGTVIGEYVCDLLVNGRLIVELKAVKALAPEHEAQILGYLKSARIEHGLLINFGSYRFQVRKFAWDPARQRGGASGMCPASSTLFSVVIAWLLG, from the coding sequence ATGGAAATCAAATTGCTTTGTGACCAAGTTCGGCAGACGGCCTACGCCATTCATGCGTACCATGGCCATGGGCTCCTGGAGAAGCCGTACGAGAATGCCCTGGCGCACCGGCTTCGAAAGGCGGGCTTCGTGGTTGAACAACAGTTCCCAATCACGATATTCGATGAAGACGGCACGGTGATCGGGGAGTATGTGTGCGACCTGTTGGTCAATGGGCGGCTTATCGTTGAGCTCAAGGCGGTCAAGGCCCTCGCCCCGGAGCATGAGGCGCAAATTCTGGGATACCTGAAATCGGCACGGATCGAACACGGGCTACTGATCAATTTCGGGTCGTATCGGTTTCAAGTCCGGAAGTTTGCCTGGGACCCGGCGAGGCAACGCGGAGGCGCTTCAGGTATGTGCCCCGCTTCCTCCACCCTATTCAGCGTTGTGATAGCATGGCTTCTTGGATAA
- a CDS encoding ATP-binding protein: protein MITLIEARNYRCLHYVRQPMQAFHVLVGPNASGKTTFLDVVAFLGDLVSGGLEKAVRDRSQNFQDLCWGRESDGFELAIEVLIPDHFRALLSDQSFDTVRYEVSLGEEQYSGEYVIRSEKVLLLKAERHTESPQQVFRFPDLRAAPETILSIKGARNAKTVVNKVEGGNDNFYSEVYKESGKGWAPAFKLGPRKSALGNLPEDESKFPVTTWLKRLLTDGVQQFVLNSIVIRKACPPGQTRGFKPDGSNLPWVIDALRRKSGDSFRRWIEHLRTALPDLEDIDTIEREDDKHRYLVLCYQGGLRVPSWMASDGTLRLLALTLPAYLPDISGVYLIEEPENGIHPRAVETMFQSLSSVYDAQILMATHSPVIISMAEADTILCFAKTVEGAADIVLGGDHPALRSWHGETNLGVLFAGGVLG from the coding sequence GTGATAACGCTGATTGAAGCGAGGAATTATCGCTGCCTCCATTATGTTCGCCAGCCGATGCAGGCGTTTCACGTGCTTGTGGGGCCCAACGCGAGCGGTAAGACAACCTTTCTGGACGTCGTGGCCTTCTTGGGTGACCTTGTGTCCGGCGGTCTTGAAAAAGCAGTGAGAGACAGGTCACAGAACTTTCAAGACCTCTGCTGGGGACGCGAGTCTGACGGGTTTGAGCTTGCGATCGAGGTCTTGATCCCTGACCACTTTCGAGCGCTACTTTCCGACCAGAGTTTTGACACGGTCCGCTATGAGGTCTCACTCGGCGAAGAGCAGTATTCCGGGGAGTATGTCATACGTAGCGAGAAGGTCCTGCTGCTGAAGGCGGAACGTCATACAGAGAGCCCCCAGCAGGTATTTCGCTTTCCCGATTTGCGCGCGGCGCCCGAGACAATACTCTCCATAAAGGGGGCTCGCAACGCCAAGACGGTCGTCAACAAGGTCGAAGGCGGAAACGACAATTTCTACTCGGAAGTCTACAAAGAGTCCGGCAAAGGGTGGGCGCCAGCCTTTAAGCTTGGCCCAAGAAAGTCCGCCCTCGGCAATCTGCCCGAGGATGAATCCAAGTTTCCAGTAACGACGTGGCTGAAGCGCCTCTTGACCGATGGGGTTCAGCAATTCGTGTTGAACAGCATCGTAATTCGCAAGGCCTGCCCCCCGGGCCAGACGCGCGGCTTCAAGCCCGACGGTTCCAACCTTCCCTGGGTCATAGATGCCCTGCGCAGGAAGTCCGGGGATTCGTTTAGACGGTGGATAGAACATTTGAGAACGGCGCTTCCAGACTTGGAAGACATCGATACCATTGAGCGTGAGGACGATAAGCACCGCTATCTCGTCTTGTGTTATCAAGGCGGCTTACGTGTGCCTTCATGGATGGCGTCAGATGGCACACTGCGCCTTCTCGCGCTGACTCTTCCGGCCTATCTGCCGGACATCAGCGGAGTCTATCTCATTGAAGAGCCGGAGAACGGAATCCATCCCCGGGCCGTGGAGACAATGTTTCAGTCTTTGTCGTCGGTCTACGACGCCCAAATCCTGATGGCCACCCATTCACCGGTTATCATCAGTATGGCCGAAGCGGACACGATCCTTTGCTTCGCGAAGACCGTTGAGGGTGCGGCTGATATCGTATTGGGAGGAGATCACCCCGCATTGCGAAGCTGGCATGGAGAAACCAACTTAGGGGTGCTGTTCGCTGGCGGAGTGCTTGGATGA
- a CDS encoding YciI family protein yields the protein MRVMVFVKATADSEAGKMPSTELMEAMMQFNEALHSAGILRSGEGLKPSSKGKRVAFDGARRAVTDGPFIETKELVAGYWIWEVKDMDEAVEWVKRCPNPMPGPSEIEIRPIYEAADFGEVMPPELAEQEESLRKRLEA from the coding sequence ATGCGTGTTATGGTGTTTGTGAAAGCAACGGCGGACAGCGAAGCGGGAAAAATGCCCTCGACCGAGTTGATGGAAGCCATGATGCAGTTCAACGAAGCGCTGCACAGCGCGGGTATATTGCGAAGTGGCGAAGGGCTCAAGCCGTCCTCGAAGGGCAAGCGCGTGGCCTTCGACGGAGCCCGCCGCGCGGTGACGGACGGCCCCTTCATCGAGACCAAGGAGCTCGTGGCGGGCTATTGGATCTGGGAGGTTAAGGACATGGACGAGGCGGTGGAATGGGTCAAGCGCTGTCCCAATCCCATGCCCGGCCCCAGCGAAATCGAAATTCGCCCAATCTACGAGGCTGCCGATTTCGGCGAGGTGATGCCGCCGGAGTTGGCGGAGCAGGAGGAGTCGCTGCGCAAGCGGCTCGAGGCGTGA
- a CDS encoding integration host factor subunit beta, which yields MTKRELVIRVANKLGMTQSDVSKIIEGAFDTISQSLASGQRWELRDFGVFEVKTRASRIGRNPRTGDQVPVPERRVVTFRPGKRMKELVAGDVEEEIGGDGVERRPIQPEHFPQEEEAPAREPF from the coding sequence ATGACCAAGCGTGAACTTGTCATTCGGGTGGCCAATAAACTGGGCATGACCCAGAGCGATGTGTCAAAGATTATCGAAGGCGCCTTTGACACGATTTCCCAGTCCCTGGCGAGTGGACAGCGGTGGGAATTGCGCGATTTTGGCGTCTTCGAAGTGAAAACGCGCGCATCCCGGATTGGCCGCAATCCCCGCACAGGGGATCAGGTTCCGGTGCCGGAGCGGCGTGTGGTGACGTTCCGCCCTGGAAAGCGCATGAAGGAGCTGGTGGCCGGGGACGTTGAAGAGGAAATCGGGGGGGACGGCGTCGAGCGGCGGCCGATCCAGCCGGAGCATTTCCCCCAGGAAGAGGAGGCCCCCGCGCGGGAGCCCTTTTAG
- a CDS encoding aldose 1-epimerase family protein: MKLYGKEYSVKDLRRRVGNMDQIAGVRLVQLDDGNERPTRAAILQTGTGLEVTVLLDRCLDIAAASYQGQAMGWRSTTGDVAPQYYEAEGIRWLRNYFGGLVTTCGLNNVGAPEDRSELTGNGLHGRIGNTPARNLKVVQEWRGEDYVISVTGTMRQTALFHENLTLTRTVHTKLGENRFWIEDVIENEGFNDAPYMLLYHCNVGWPAVDEGSELIAPSRLVAPRDAEAEDGKEAWAQFHGPAHGYAEKVYFHDMAPAGDGTVTAAIVNNGFARGEGFGVYVKYNQDALPRFTEWKMLGEQDYVVGLEPCNCGVQGKKLDEELGLLKSLKPGERCNVSLELGAITTPEEVAALKKDAGRATPKLTERDIDFLK, from the coding sequence ATGAAATTGTATGGAAAAGAGTATTCAGTCAAGGATTTACGCCGCCGCGTCGGCAACATGGACCAGATCGCCGGCGTGCGCCTGGTGCAGCTGGACGATGGCAACGAGCGCCCCACGCGCGCGGCCATCCTGCAAACCGGCACGGGCCTTGAAGTTACCGTGCTGCTGGACCGCTGCCTCGACATCGCCGCCGCGTCGTATCAGGGCCAGGCCATGGGCTGGCGCTCGACGACGGGCGACGTGGCCCCGCAGTACTACGAGGCGGAGGGTATCCGCTGGCTCCGCAACTACTTCGGCGGCCTGGTGACCACCTGCGGGCTCAACAACGTCGGCGCGCCGGAAGACCGCAGCGAACTGACGGGGAACGGGCTCCACGGGCGCATCGGCAATACGCCCGCGCGCAACCTGAAGGTGGTGCAGGAGTGGCGCGGCGAGGACTACGTCATCTCGGTGACGGGGACCATGCGGCAGACCGCGCTCTTCCACGAGAACCTCACGCTCACGCGCACGGTGCACACGAAGCTGGGCGAGAACCGCTTCTGGATCGAGGACGTCATCGAAAACGAAGGCTTCAACGACGCGCCGTACATGCTGCTGTACCACTGCAACGTCGGCTGGCCCGCCGTGGATGAGGGCTCCGAGCTCATTGCGCCGAGCCGCCTGGTGGCCCCGCGCGACGCGGAAGCCGAGGACGGCAAGGAGGCCTGGGCCCAATTCCACGGTCCGGCGCACGGTTATGCGGAGAAGGTTTACTTCCACGACATGGCGCCCGCGGGCGACGGCACGGTCACGGCGGCCATCGTGAACAATGGTTTCGCGCGCGGCGAGGGCTTCGGCGTTTACGTGAAGTACAACCAGGACGCGCTCCCCCGCTTCACCGAATGGAAAATGCTGGGCGAGCAGGACTACGTGGTGGGGCTGGAGCCCTGCAACTGCGGCGTGCAGGGCAAGAAGCTCGACGAAGAACTCGGGCTGCTGAAATCGTTAAAGCCGGGCGAGCGGTGCAACGTGTCCCTCGAACTCGGCGCCATCACCACCCCCGAAGAAGTCGCCGCGCTGAAAAAGGACGCTGGCCGCGCAACCCCGAAGCTGACGGAACGCGACATCGATTTCCTGAAGTAG
- the rimI gene encoding ribosomal protein S18-alanine N-acetyltransferase, giving the protein MATPSAPGIDASALRFERIQKHHLPAVLPIEHEAYPDPWTQGMFHQEIQNAASHFYLAFLDDTLVAYGGFWMILEEVHITRLTVAPEYRMQGLGRHLMDYLEARGAAAGGRIIRLEVRESNAAARALYRGAGYQEAGVRRNYYAATGEDAIVMVKELAT; this is encoded by the coding sequence ATGGCTACGCCGTCCGCTCCCGGCATCGACGCGTCGGCGCTGCGCTTCGAGCGCATACAGAAGCATCACCTGCCCGCCGTGCTCCCGATCGAGCACGAAGCCTACCCCGATCCCTGGACCCAGGGCATGTTTCATCAGGAAATCCAGAACGCGGCGTCCCACTTCTACCTCGCCTTTCTCGACGATACCCTCGTGGCCTACGGCGGATTCTGGATGATCCTGGAGGAAGTGCACATCACACGCCTGACCGTCGCCCCGGAATACCGCATGCAAGGGCTCGGGCGGCATCTGATGGACTACCTCGAAGCGCGCGGGGCGGCGGCGGGCGGCCGCATCATCCGGCTGGAGGTGCGCGAGAGCAATGCCGCCGCGCGCGCCCTGTACCGGGGCGCCGGTTATCAGGAAGCCGGCGTTCGCCGGAACTACTACGCGGCCACCGGCGAAGACGCGATTGTGATGGTCAAGGAACTCGCAACCTGA
- a CDS encoding sodium transporter: MNNGLALTDYIILAGFFAVMLGIGIAYARRMKNLSDFFSGGGQVPWWLAGISLYMTTFSAFTFVSYSALAYQYGFVAVSIWWFSIPGCLLSAWFLAARWRRAATTSPVEYLETRYNATIRQGFSWFGVPLIVADDALKLFVIGTMITASAGMTSNEAKTWAIIGCGAIMLVYTLLGGLWAVMITDFIQFIVMAVAVLVLVPLAAAAAGGVLSVLERLPEGYGNVTNATYTWPWLLSFSVILALTFATKWPYVQRYYAARSDAEARKVGYTVAVLTVIAPPLLFWPAIAATQFLPDVADANEIYPMICRMLLPVGLMGVVLAAMFSATMSMLSSDYNAVASVITNDIIKRLFARNASDRALLLIGRLSTVLVGGLAMILAVALVYAQELDELVNIMAQLFAVLLPPVALPMAAGLLSNRVSGRGAIAGFAAGALLGIGAYAISYPAVQSAFAALPGLAWLAPGEDASLAWLRGVQWLTWITILPTAAGLAIGSRIWPDSPARRAEVDAFLDGLTAAETPGAGQGRPRDGLYALYIIGMTCALLGGLMAAAVLATAPLADAWLTLLVGLLLGAGGALAAWRGKLGMQRLGEGIEPPPADPVP, translated from the coding sequence ATGAATAACGGACTCGCCCTGACCGATTACATCATTCTGGCCGGTTTTTTCGCCGTGATGCTGGGCATCGGCATCGCCTACGCGCGGCGGATGAAGAATCTCAGCGATTTCTTCAGCGGCGGGGGACAGGTGCCCTGGTGGCTCGCGGGTATCTCGCTCTACATGACGACCTTCAGCGCCTTCACCTTCGTTTCCTACTCCGCCCTGGCCTACCAGTACGGCTTTGTCGCGGTGTCCATCTGGTGGTTCTCCATTCCCGGCTGCCTGCTCAGCGCGTGGTTCCTGGCGGCCCGCTGGCGGCGCGCGGCGACCACGAGCCCGGTGGAATATCTGGAGACGCGCTACAACGCCACCATCCGCCAGGGTTTCAGCTGGTTCGGCGTGCCCCTGATCGTGGCCGACGACGCCCTGAAGCTCTTCGTCATCGGTACCATGATCACCGCGAGCGCCGGCATGACCAGCAACGAAGCGAAGACCTGGGCGATTATCGGGTGCGGCGCAATCATGCTGGTGTACACGCTCCTCGGCGGCCTCTGGGCGGTCATGATCACCGACTTCATCCAGTTCATTGTCATGGCGGTGGCGGTGCTGGTGCTCGTGCCGCTGGCTGCGGCCGCGGCGGGCGGCGTGCTCAGCGTACTGGAGCGCCTGCCCGAAGGCTACGGCAACGTGACCAACGCCACGTACACCTGGCCGTGGCTCCTGTCCTTTTCGGTGATCCTCGCGCTCACCTTCGCCACGAAATGGCCCTACGTCCAGCGCTACTACGCCGCGCGCAGCGACGCGGAAGCCCGCAAGGTGGGCTATACCGTGGCCGTGCTCACCGTCATCGCGCCGCCCCTGCTTTTCTGGCCCGCCATTGCGGCGACGCAGTTCCTGCCGGATGTCGCGGACGCCAACGAAATCTACCCCATGATCTGCCGGATGCTCTTGCCCGTCGGCCTCATGGGCGTCGTGCTCGCCGCCATGTTCTCCGCCACCATGTCCATGCTGTCGAGTGATTACAACGCCGTGGCCTCGGTCATTACCAACGACATCATCAAGCGGCTCTTCGCGCGGAACGCCTCCGACCGCGCGCTCCTGCTGATCGGGCGCCTCTCCACCGTGCTCGTCGGCGGCCTGGCCATGATCCTCGCCGTGGCGCTCGTCTACGCGCAGGAACTGGACGAGCTCGTGAACATCATGGCGCAGCTCTTCGCCGTGCTCCTGCCGCCTGTCGCGCTGCCGATGGCCGCCGGGCTCCTGAGCAACCGCGTCTCCGGGCGCGGCGCCATCGCCGGCTTCGCGGCCGGCGCCCTCCTCGGAATTGGCGCCTACGCCATCAGCTATCCCGCCGTCCAGTCCGCCTTCGCGGCGCTGCCCGGCCTCGCCTGGCTCGCCCCCGGCGAAGACGCCTCCCTCGCCTGGCTGCGCGGCGTGCAGTGGCTCACCTGGATCACCATTCTGCCCACCGCCGCCGGCCTGGCGATCGGCAGCCGGATCTGGCCCGATTCTCCCGCCCGCCGCGCCGAGGTCGACGCCTTCCTCGACGGCCTCACCGCCGCCGAAACGCCCGGCGCGGGGCAGGGCCGCCCGCGAGACGGCCTCTACGCCCTCTACATCATCGGCATGACCTGCGCCCTGCTCGGCGGGCTCATGGCGGCCGCCGTGCTCGCCACCGCCCCCCTCGCAGACGCCTGGCTCACCCTCCTCGTCGGCCTTCTCCTCGGCGCCGGCGGCGCGCTCGCCGCCTGGCGCGGAAAACTCGGCATGCAACGTCTCGGCGAAGGCATTGAGCCGCCTCCCGCCGATCCGGTACCCTGA
- a CDS encoding SIMPL domain-containing protein (The SIMPL domain is named for its presence in mouse protein SIMPL (signalling molecule that associates with mouse pelle-like kinase). Bacterial member BP26, from Brucella, was shown to assemble into a channel-like structure, while YggE from E. coli has been associated with resistance to oxidative stress.) — translation MRVMPAISLKTRGEATGAPDSMRIYLQAEATAGVATDALRQCNEKAATTVDGIAGLGIAGATVTREMFQFSSPASGDSYSYSNQAAAPAGARVCQVMRVEAPLAQPADKLALATQISAVFDVAARNGVNLGSRPAASDDPFGPPKKKPVEFVLADYSALRALAVHDAITARDSMREQLAEAGVRTGHLLSVGHYKIAGSGDRERVAMIGPEESVPVVASDSPDSICIVVLIAWEYALVEG, via the coding sequence GTGAGAGTCATGCCTGCCATTTCGCTGAAGACCCGGGGAGAGGCCACCGGCGCGCCAGACTCCATGCGAATATACCTCCAGGCGGAAGCGACGGCCGGCGTCGCAACCGACGCGCTGCGCCAGTGTAACGAAAAGGCCGCAACTACCGTGGACGGCATCGCCGGGCTCGGCATTGCGGGGGCCACGGTGACCCGCGAGATGTTCCAGTTCTCCAGCCCGGCATCGGGCGATTCGTATTCCTATTCGAACCAGGCCGCCGCGCCCGCAGGCGCCCGGGTATGCCAGGTCATGCGGGTGGAAGCTCCCCTGGCGCAGCCGGCGGATAAGCTCGCGCTCGCAACGCAAATCTCAGCCGTGTTCGACGTGGCCGCAAGAAACGGCGTGAATTTGGGAAGCCGTCCGGCGGCATCGGACGATCCCTTCGGGCCACCGAAGAAGAAGCCGGTGGAATTCGTACTCGCCGACTACAGCGCGTTGCGGGCACTGGCGGTCCACGATGCGATCACGGCGCGGGATTCTATGCGCGAGCAGCTGGCCGAGGCCGGTGTACGCACGGGACACCTGCTCAGCGTGGGTCACTACAAAATCGCCGGATCAGGAGACAGGGAGCGCGTCGCGATGATCGGCCCGGAAGAGAGCGTGCCGGTCGTGGCTTCGGACTCCCCTGATTCAATTTGTATCGTCGTCCTGATTGCCTGGGAGTACGCGCTGGTGGAGGGATGA
- the coaE gene encoding dephospho-CoA kinase (Dephospho-CoA kinase (CoaE) performs the final step in coenzyme A biosynthesis.) codes for MTIAGLTGGTGSGKSTAARRFETHGIPVIDADATGHAMIAPGGPAETEVIAAFGDGILTCGRIDREKLGALVFANPGERERLNRIVHPKMASAIASQCAEYARGGHTACIVDAALLGEGAALEPWLDCLILVSCPEAVRVRRLVAGRGLDEARARQRIAAQMDPEEKRPLARWVIENGGTLEGLHTQVDAVARALLQGGAEQEV; via the coding sequence ATGACTATCGCAGGGCTCACCGGCGGCACGGGCAGCGGAAAATCCACCGCGGCGCGCCGCTTCGAAACGCACGGAATACCCGTGATTGACGCGGACGCCACGGGCCACGCGATGATCGCGCCCGGCGGGCCGGCGGAGACGGAGGTGATCGCGGCGTTCGGCGATGGCATTCTCACTTGTGGTAGGATCGATAGAGAAAAGCTCGGCGCGCTGGTGTTCGCCAATCCCGGCGAGCGCGAACGCCTCAACCGGATCGTGCATCCGAAAATGGCCAGCGCAATCGCGTCGCAATGCGCGGAGTACGCGCGCGGCGGGCACACCGCGTGCATCGTGGACGCCGCCCTTCTTGGCGAAGGCGCCGCGCTGGAGCCGTGGCTGGATTGTCTGATTCTCGTTTCGTGCCCGGAGGCGGTTCGGGTGCGGCGGCTGGTCGCCGGGCGCGGCCTGGATGAGGCCCGCGCTCGCCAGCGCATCGCCGCGCAGATGGACCCGGAAGAGAAGCGCCCCCTGGCGCGCTGGGTGATTGAAAACGGCGGGACCCTCGAGGGCCTGCACACGCAGGTGGACGCGGTGGCCCGGGCGCTGTTGCAAGGCGGCGCGGAGCAGGAAGTATGA